The sequence atacaagtcacagcttcgtatcatcctttgcagatgacacaaaaatcagcatgaaaattacctcggttgaagacattgaaaaacttcaagcagatattaataaagttttcgactgggcaacagaaaataacatgatgtttaacagtggtaaattccaagtactcaggtacggtaaaaaatgaggaccttaaacataatacagggtacaaaacataatcaactgtgcccatagtaggaaagcagcatgtaaaggatttgggaataatgatgtctgacgacctaacgtttagggatcataaccaagcaaatattgcgtcagcctgaAAAATGCTCGGATGGAtttcgagaactttcaaatccagggatcccatcacaatggtttttACTTTagaaatcacttgtactgtcccgtcttgagtactgctcagtactcacttcctccttcagagcaggagagattgctgaaatagagggaatacagagaacatatacggcatacatagacgcaataaagcacctaaaatattgggatcgtctcaaagctctccaaatgtactcactagaaaggagacgagagagatatcaaataatatacacgtggaagataccggagggccaagtaccaaatctacacagtaaaataacaacgtactggaatgaatgatttggaagaaaatgcagaatagaaccagtgaagagcaaaggtgccataagcacaatcagaaaacactgtataaacatcagaagtgcacggttgttcaacaccctttcagcgagcattagaaatattgctggaacaaccgtggacatcttcaagaagaaactagattgtttcctccaaggagtgccggaccaaccgggcttggtgggtatgtgggcctgcgggccgctccaagcaacagcctagtggaccaaactctctcgagtcaagcctggcctcgggccaggcttgacatagagagcagaagaactcccagaaccccatcaaccagttaATAAGTATctatttaaagtatgtcatattTTCAAGTATCATCCCagagtgtattaatggttcctgtcTTCGTGATATTGGGTTTACCATCTCTCTTTGACCCCTTGTGACCTAGTGCCCTTAATTATCCAGCACTCCTTACCCTTCTGTCCCTTGTTGAGGTGTGTCAAGGCTAGTCTCCAGCCTTGCTCTCGTGTATTCTGTAGTACACCCCAAGTGGTTTCAGGAATATTCGAGTAATAGGCCAGGATCCCTTGACCATTCATGTGTTCCTTACACCTGTCCGGGAGGATATTATACATCAACAAGTCCTACGATTCTCTCCTGTCCCCTgaccggtaactcagggtggtggcagcgttatTTCTTATTTGGGTAAGTCATACGAAGGCTGCAGCagctaattctctctctctctctctctctctctctctctctctctctctctctctctctctctctctctctctctctctctctctctctctctctctctctctctctctcacactctctcacactctctcacactctctcactctctcgttTTCCCTCGTTTtccctcgttctctctctcgctctctcgctctctctctcgctctctcgctctctctctctctctctctctctctctctctctctctctctctctctctctctctctctctctctctctctctctctctctctctctctctctctactccctTAATTTGCCTACGCAGATCTCAGTCTACAGTGAGTAATTGTTTAGGTCCTCGTATGACGGACCGGGAGTTAATATTTTACAATATAGGTAGAACAGCCGTTATTAAAGTAATGATAGTGGTATCCGtcattacaatggtagcagcggtgttttTATCCGTCATTACAATGACAGCAAAGTGCTCCAAGATAGCGTCCAAATGTGTTAATTTCCTTATGGTTTAATGAAGTATTATCTCACGGTGTTCGTCACTCTGCAGAGATATTGACGGATAAATGGGTAACCTTAATCAATGTTCTATAGTACCAAAGACTTCATGTGTGAAAGTGAGGATCTCTGAGCCTCACATTAACTAAAGAGATGCTTTCTTCAACAAAATAATCCTTTGCACATTATGTGCAGTTCTAGGGAATATGTCTTACCAGGATAAACGACTATGTAAAACTAGCTCCTATCAATATAGTGATGCACTTATAGAGAATTTAACTACCATAGTTAATTTAAATACCTTTAAAttcaaatttaaatttaatttaaattaaattaaacataaattaattaaaaataaataaaaataaaatataaaataaaaattcaattacaaaatttaattaattttaactAACTTTAGCCAGTTAATTTAAATACCATAGAGACTTCTCTCTTTTTGAGAGGAATCAGGCACGTTATCTAGTAAGTATCAAGGCagatttttacctgaataaaatttaAAACATTGGTGACCCAAGTGTTGAATTCAGTTGCAAAAGGTTAGAGTGTATCACTTGAGGGAAATAATCTTAATGCCAACACATAGTTAAATCGTCAACatacatcagaaatattacaggaacaaccgtgaacatcttcaagaggaaactagattgtttccttcaaggagtgccgaatcaaccgggctgtggtgggtatgtgggcctgcgggccgctccaagcaacatcctggtggaccaaactctcacaagtcaagtctggcctcgggccgggcttggggagtagaagaactcccagaaccccatcaaccaggtatcatatcACTTGAAAATCTTCAAACAGAAGAAGACAGCTTTATCCACATGTGGATCTTCTAGACATGCTAATTCTTAATTGGATGTGGAGATCCATACAAGAActcaggatccaagagtcaatgctcgatcctgcagacacaactaggtgagtacagagagccTCATGAAGATACAAACACCCTCTAGTGGAGCGATCTCCAACTATTCGGACCTCATGGACCACTAAATTCATAATTGTAAATCCCGCGGTCCGTGGACCACTGCCCACAGTGGTCCACATACCTCTGGCTGCTAACCGCTGATCCAGTGGACTTTTAGACACACAAGCAGTCCAGTCAGTAATTGCTTAATGGGTTATTCGAGAGAAATAATGGGAGGGCAAGTTATGTGGGACAAGATAATGGTTGAGACCCCACACACCAGGTCATTAACGCCCACCAACTGCCCATTACCTTACACACACCTGCCAATACAACTCATTATTATAGTTTCGTCCATAACAGTTCATTATAGCTAAACCACCAATTTTCGTGTACCAAAATTATAGAAGTCCATTTGGAGCTGACTGTAACGAATTGGTGTTAAAGATTTCTCCCTAACTTGGTGCGCTATTTATGGATGGTTAGTGGTGACCCGAGGCCTTGATGGTTGACCCGAGTGGTGACCCGAGGCCTGGATGGTTGACCCGAGTGGTGACCCGAGGCCTGGATGGTTGACCCGAGTGGTGACCCGAGGCCTGGATGGTTGACCCGAGTGGTGACCCGAGGCCTTGATGGTTGACCCGAGTGGTGACCCGAGGCCTGGATGGTTGACCCGAGTGGTGACCCGAGGCCTGGATGGTTGACCCGAGTGGTGACCCGAGGCCTGGATGGTTGACCCGAGTGGTGACCCGAGGCCTGGATGGTTGACCCGAGTGGTGACCCGAGGCCTTGATGGTTGACCCGAGTGGTGACCCGAGGCCTGGATGGTTGACCCGAGTGGTGACCCGAGGCCTGGATGGTTGACCCGAGTGGTGACCTGAGGCCTGGATGGTTGACCCGAGTGGTGACCCGAGGCCTGGATGGTTGACCCGAGTGGTGACCCGAGGCCTTGATGGTTGACCCGAGTGGTGACCCGAGGCCTTGATGGTTGACCCGAGTGGTGACCCGAGGCCAGGATGGTTGACCCGAGTGGTGACCCGAGGCCTGGATGGTTGACCCGAGTGGTGACCCGAGGCCTGGATGGTTGACCCGAGTGGTGACCCGAGGCCTGGATGGTTGACCCGAGTGGTGACCCGAGGCCTGGATGGTTGACCCGAGTGGTGACCCGAGGCCTGGATGGTTGACCCGAGTGGTGACCCGAGGCCTGGATGGTTGACCCGAGTGGTGACCCGAGGCCTGGATGGTTGACCCGAGTGGTGACCCGAGGCCTGGATGGTTGACCCGAGTGGTGACCCGAGGCCTGGATGGTTGACCCGAGTGGTGACCCGAGGCCTGGATGGTTGACCCGAGTGGTGACCCGAGGCCTGGATGGTTGACCCGAGGCCTGGATGGTTGACCCGTGATCCAGACCATGGTCTAGGGTTAGTGATGAGCACTAGACCATGGTCCAGGGTTGGCCAAGAGCAGGAAGCCACTCCCCGCCCCGCCTCACACCGTCAAGCCACTCCCCGCCCCGCCTCACACAGCCAAGCCACTCCCCACCCCGCCTCACACAGCCAAGCCACTCCCCACCCCGCCTCACACAGCCAAGCCACTCCCCACACCGCCTCACACAGCCAAGCCACTCCCCGCCCCGCCTCACACAGCCAAGCCACTCCCCGCCCCGCCTCACACCGCCAAGCCACTCCCCGCCCCGCCTCACACCGCCAAGCCACTCCCCGCC is a genomic window of Procambarus clarkii isolate CNS0578487 chromosome 8, FALCON_Pclarkii_2.0, whole genome shotgun sequence containing:
- the LOC138359740 gene encoding uncharacterized protein — its product is MVWITGQPSRPRVNHPGLGSPLGSTIQASGHHSGQPSRPRVTTRVNHPGLGSPLGSTIQASGHHSGQPSRPRVTTRVNHPGLGSPLGSTIQASGHHSGQPSRPRVTTRVNHPGLGSPLGSTIQASGHHSGQPSWPRVTTRVNHQGLGSPLGSTIKASGHHSGQPSRPRVTTRVNHPGLRSPLGSTIQASGHHSGQPSRPRVTTRVNHQGLGSPLGSTIQASGHHSGQPSRPRVTTRVNHPGLGSPLGSTIQASGHHSGQPSRPRVTTRVNHPGLGSPLGSTIQASGHHSGQPSRPRVTTRVNHQGLGSPLTIHK